In Setaria viridis chromosome 5, Setaria_viridis_v4.0, whole genome shotgun sequence, the genomic stretch TGGTAATGGAATTTGGCATTTCCTTATCTATCAGTGAGCATTATTCACTACTTAGCTTATAATTAGCAAACAATTTGGTTCTCTAAAACCACCCCTTTAAGAACAACAAACTTTGAATTCCAATGTAAAAACAATATTTACTTTAAATTGATGTTCAGTTTGCACTAATGATTTGAATTTCATGTTGAGAATTGCACTCGTTAAGAAACAGACACGAGTGTCAACCCGTGGATTTTTTTAAGTTGTGATTTTGAATTCGTGGATTTTTTTAAGTTGTGATTTTGAATTCTAATAGCCAAAAGTTTCGACAAGTACAAATATCTAATTGAATAGCAGAAAACTAGGGGGACCAAAATCATCTCCATTTCTTAGAATTTGTGAAGATCAAGTTTGCCCAACTACAGTTTGGTCAAACTCTTGATCCGCCAGATCCTGTGATGCTACATTTTAGCCGACTAGTCAAGCTTAGGCACTTGATCAGTGGGGTGATGCGATGCACAGTGGCAGACAAAACCCACAGCAGATCAGATACTACCAGATCCCTCCTACTCCGACATGTCTCGCTCGtgccctcctccttcctctccagcTACTTCACCCTGCGGACATACGTTGTCAAGATCGATGACTCACCGTCCAATAGAAGAACAAccgaaagaaaaggaaaaaaaaagaatcatttTCCAACACATTTTTCTTGAAGTACTGAATCGGAGCCCGAGGGCCAGGGCATTATCCGCGCCTGTCCTTGGCATCATCTGTGCAGTACTTTGGCCACTGCCCACTAGAAAGTAgaaatccatccatccatggtcCATGACCCATCCAGCAAGCACCAAGGGGACGACGCCGTGCAGAGCAGCCGGGACCCAAGCCCTTGAATGAGGCAAAGCTCTGCGCAAAATCTTAAGTGAAACGGAGCTAAAGCCCGGCAATTCACTCCGCGCCGGGCCCGCCCTGCCTGCGTCAGGCACTCAGGCCGGGCgggagcccggccggccggaggccGGAGATCAGATTGAGAGATCCACGGCACGCCACGCCATGGCGGGGTGGCCTCGCCAGCATATCGTCGGCCAGTCGGGCGCTGATGGGCGCTACAGTTCCCGGCTGTACCCGTCCAACGTGTCCGCACAGTGCCCCTGGACCAGGACGAAAAGCTCCCTGGCCCCCGACGCCGGGCATGCCGTGTCCTCCGAAAGCAGAGGAGGGAGCAGAACAGAGAGCAGAGGGCAGGAGCAGGACTACAGGGTGAACTGGTAGCGGGCGCCTGCCTACCATAGCTTCTGCAGGAGTGACTGCCTTGGTCCCTTGGAGGCCCGTAAACCGTTGCCGGTTGCTCGCGAGCTGTCCACACTTCTGATCTGTCACGGACTCGTTTAACACATTGGCTTCGAGTTCTGCACTGCAGGTGTGTTATGGCTTGCATCTGAGATCAAGTGTTTTCTTGCTGTACGCGGCGCTTGTTCGGCAGGAGAGTGATAGAGTCCTGAACTATAAGGTGTAGTGTAGGAGTTGTTCCGTCTTGGGTCTCGGCGGTCTGGTGTCTGGTCTACTCGAGGTCTCGAGCCCAAGCCACCACTTGACGCCTCGCCATCCGCCAAAACCTTCCATTTATGGAGGGGTTTGCACATTGCTCGCATGTGTCCATGCCCGGGTCTCAGCTCGCAACATGTGGCGGCGTTCCCGGCCCGCCACTGTGCCGGAAAACGACGCCTTTTCCCCTCCGTCCGCGCAGTCCACCACCGCGCCACTCTACTTAATTTACTGCCTCCGTTTACTCGCCACAGCCAGCGCCCGCTGCCCCTCGAAACCGCAAAGCCCGCTGCGAATTTGTTGTGGTGTGATGCGGTGACGCCATGGCCGTCCGTCTGGCCGGGTTTTCTCCAGTTGTTCTTCAGCTCACGGCGCTCGCTCCTACTCCCCGTCATGGACAGGCTGCAGCGGCATCGGCATGAGGAGGTGACCGCCGGAGGCGCCGGGGCTCGTCGCGGAGGCGGTGACGGTGGCGCGATGTCGGCGAGCCGGCGCGGGCGGTTCTACCACCAcgacgggcacggcggcggcggcgacgggtgcgggccggcggccgcgacCGTCCCGGTGGTGGACCAGGCGGACTGCACGGCGCAGACGTGCCGGTCCTGCGTGGCGGTGACTCTGGCGGACGTCATCGCGCTCGGGTGCTGCCCGTGCGCCGTGGTCAGTCTGCTGGGGCTGGCCTTCGTCAAGGCCCCGCTCGCCGTGGCGCGCCGCTGCCTGCGccgcctgcggcggcgccacggcgaGCTGCGGCACAAGAAGCGGGTGCGCGACATGGACCCTGCCGCCAAGGCCAAatgccgcgccggcgccggccgcggggcGCTCGAGGCGCTGGAGCTGgacgccttcgccgccgcggcgaaagGCGTCGGGGGCTTGGAGACGGACGCccgcgacgaggcggcgacgcgggCCGCGCAGGCGAGCAACTCGTCGTCGGGCAGGCTCGACGCCGAGAAGATGTGGATGGAGATGTACCGGGTGGGGCACTGGGGGTTCGGCCGCCTGTCCATCTCCAtgaccccgcccccgcccgcgagGCCCGGCTGCGCGGCCGCAGCCCGCAGCGCCGACGGCGGGAGGAAGGACGCGGACCTGTGGTGCGACTCGTGACCGGCGAGAAACCATCCGCGCCGTCCCACACTCCGCTGCGTGTTCTCCCTCTCTGAAAGGTTTGCCGCCGGACGAGCACGGCCGCAGCCACGGTTGGTGCATGCCGTCGCGGGCGGACAGCGCCGTGGCAATGCCGGGAGCTCGGGAAGCAGATGCTCTGACTCTGCACGGTAAAGTCAAGAGTCCATGGTCCGTGACCGTTTCTTCGAAGGGAATCGGCCGCCGGGGGGAATCCTTGGTAAAATCGCCATGATTGGAGCCGGGCATGGGGATTGCTGCTTGATTCGCGCGGCCTTGGCGGCAAGCTCGCCGCGTCGCGTGCGCCGCGCAGCCCCAAACGAACAATTCAGTGCACAGCGGCAAACCCGGAGGGCCTGCTTCTGCAGACTGCAGTTCCGCTTGGTGGTCTGATCGTCTCCAAGTGTCTCTGCTCCATCCAttttctcctccttcttcttctggttCTGGGAGCTCGGCCTGTATTTCTACAAGCTGTACATAATTTTAGCGGCCGGGTTCTCCAGGTTGCTGGTTTTTGGCGGTCGTCTATGTACATaaccgttttctttttctcagaAAGATTGTACATCCTTTGCTCGAATCGGATCAGACGGTTTGCTGAAGGCAGGTGCATCCGATTCACACCCGATCACTACCGCCTGACCAAGCGCGCGCGTGCAAATTTTTGTCGGTTGCAAATAACCACCACGAGGAACTGACACTTTCTTGACTGCACGGTTACCTGAGCaattattaattttattttatatccCATATAATTGAAGAAAATTCTGTTCATacgaatttttttttgccttctTTTGCTATTTATGCGGCGAAGCATGGTAGGCCCCCACTTTGCCCTTTTCCGTTGGGGTTTTGACCGACACCTCCTCGCGCTCGCGCACGAATGCTTTGCGTCTTGCTCGTGCGCAGCACAACAGGACACGACATGTTTCGTCGTTCACGTTTTCTGCGCCTTCGATCACTCTCCTCGGTCAATGGCCGACACGCCCGCACGAGCTCTTTTGTTCCGTGCTTCTGTGCGCGCTGAGCCACGGCAACCTGTCGAGACTCGAGAGGCCTGCGTCGCCACCAAAGGACAAGTATAGGTGACAGGCTGGCAGCATCGCCGGTGCGTGTTCCAAGTTTCTAACGGTAGGCGACGAAGAGGATGCGTAACTGTTAATAAGCTTCGCGATCGATGGTGACCGGCCGGATCAGACTGCCGCAGTAATCCGTATCATGTTTCATGCCCCTAGCAAACTAGTCCTTCAGTTGAAGGCTCGGTTTGATCCGATTATGAGTTCTGCTTGGAAGATGATCTTAACTTAGCATTCTGTGATCCATTTCCTCAGCTGTTTTGACAAAAAGTTTTCCCAATGGAACTGAAAAGGAACAAATTCCATCTCGAAACAACCTGGTATCTGTCGAAACCTTATGGTTAGCAGTAGAAGATAGAGACTTTGTTAACCAGGACGGGTCCTATCCATCCGGTGATTTAGATGCTTGGTGGGCCGTTCCCTGCGCGGCTGCGCCGTTTGTTTGCGTGGGGGAGTAGGATAGCAAATTAGCAAGCTCCCGTTTAGTAGAAGTTACAATCAGGGAGGTAAATAGTTTTAGTCAGTTTGGAGCTGTCAAATTCTAGCATATGTTTTTAAGGGAAAAGGCTGAAATAGGTTATCTTGGGCAATCGTCGGGACACGAGTTCCacaagatgaaatattgcagtTTTTCTGAATCCGGGCCTGGACCAGAAGAATGGCACCGTATACTGCAGCCCATTGGGGGAGGCTTGGGATGATCTGTGACAAAAAGTTTGGTGCAGGCTCTGAGAAACCGAATCTGCAGGCCGTTTCGTGATGGGCTGGACCATAGCACGGAAGGTCTCTGGTCCAGCAGTGAGTGATCCAGTCCATGTCAAGGAAGCCATGGACCACGGGAATTTTGGTCCAGCCGAGTCCATGAcatggctagctagctagtttCGTCTAGGCGGGCCTCCATAGAGGTAAGAAGAAGAGGACAGCCGGAACTGCAGCTTGGTCCCCTGACAATTTGAGTGGCCGCGCAACTAGTCCCTTCCCCCCTGCTAGTAGTACTCTGTCCTCGTACGCCGTTCTACTGCATCCCCCATCCTGCGAGCGCGAGACGTTCTCCCCAGCCTAAAGAATCTGCCACTAGGTCTAACTTTGGAatgtcaaaattactgtagcaacactatagcgtttcgtttgtatttgtaaattattgtccaaatattgactaattaggctcaaaaaattcgtctcgcaaagtacaacaaaactgtgcaattagtttttaatttcgtctacattcagtactccatacatgtaccacaattttgatgtgatagggaatattctttttgtatagtgctaaagttggaattttggagtGAAGTAAACATGAGCCTACCAAGGAGCTCGGTCCTTCCACCGCTACCAGAGCAGTCGCCTTCCATCCAATCCAAGAACAGCACGAAGCCGACGGCCCGAAGGCACGGGCCAACGACCCTGCGAACGACGGCCGATCCGTCGGGGCCACAGCACGTACGGGCGATCGAGCAGCATGCCAACCAGAACAATTCTTCATCGAGCATACGCTCATCTGGGCCCGGCCAGGCCATCACAGGAGGAACGAGGAAGAGGCCGGGGAGGCAAGGCCGAGTTAAGTGTGGCCGTTTAACAGACATCGGAATCGAATTGGGTCACCCAAATCCGTGTGATCCGCCGCCGCGCGACGCGTGTGGCGGAGCCCAACTCCCCTGACCGGCGGGGAGTGGTGCTGACCCCTTCTTCCGCCGGGGTTCGGTAAGCCACATCCGCGTTCCATCCAGGAacaagcagaaaaaaaaaatcgttcGATGGAGTTTGGGGGTTTCTCAGTTCAGTTCTGTTCTCTTCTGCGTATCCCTCCAGCTCGCGTGCTGCCACATTCCACTCGCGTTCCCTCCTGCCTTCTAGAACTGCCAccaccgctgcgccgccgctcctATCCACACCTCTCGGCCCCCAGCCCTGCGCGCCGTACCCCCGGGCCGACACGTGTACCGCACCCCGGACCCACATCGATGGCGTCGCAGTCAACAACTGACACTATGGTCCCACTCCCGTGACGCGGCCCACTGGCCAGCGGCACGGAGAGCGCCCCTTATCTTCCTCCCCGTCCGTCCCAGCGCCCATTCaccccgcccgccaccgccctctctgttcgcgccgccaccgcctcacgccgtgaaagaaatagaaaaaatcaGGGGAGCGCAGCCAATCAACCGGGGCCGCAAAAAGTCTCGGAAGCCGCGGGAGTAAGCAAGGGGAGATCGCTCATGGAGGACACGGGCCAGGGTTCCCCCCAGAACCTTCCGGAGGTTCCTCCACCCAGTGAGGTCGAGGTGGAGGAtcacgaagacgacgacgggtTCAGCttccccgccccgccgctccccgccgACGCGTGCATCGTGCCGGTGTACCCGATCTTCGGccggccgccgtccccgcccccggcggcgccgggggaggcgccggcgggggAACACGAGCCGGGGACGGCCACCGTGCGGGTGCCGCTTGGCCGGCTCCTGCTGGAGGAGCGGGAGTTCCGCGCGCGGCAGCAGGACGTCGGCGGGCGGTCGGAGAGCGCGCGGGCGTGGCGGGAACAGgacgacgaagacgatgacgacgacggcgacggcggggccTCAGCCGCCGCGGACGAGGAGCTGGAGGGCGTGCCGCCGGAGAGCTACTGCCTGTGGGCGCCAGGCGGGcaggcgtcggcgccggcgtccccgCGGCGGTGCCGGAAGAGCGGCTCCACGGGGTCCGTCCTCCGCTGGCGCCGCATCAGCGACCGCCTCGTCGGCCGGAGCCACAGCGACGGCAAGGAGAAGTTCGTGTtcctgaccgccgccgccgccgatccggagccgacgccgccaccgcctcctggtaccaaggaagaggaggaaggcggcggcggcagcaacagagtccgcgatggcggcggcggcgcggcccatCAGTTGAGATATCACGgcagagggggcggcggcggcggcagccggaggCGCTCGTATCTGCCGTACAGGCAAGAGCTTGTCGGGCTGTTCGCCAACGTCAGCGGGCTGCGCCGAAGCTATCACCCGTTCTAATCAAGCCGTCCGTACGACGGACCtaccttgcttgcttgctttctGTGCATACTGGCTACTACTCCTATACTGGTTTTACAGTTTATACAGAAGAAGTAAATCGTCGTGTTCTCTCTAAATTATTGGCTTGGGTAAATAGGATTAGCAGTACAGAAATAGCACGACCTCAAGAATGGGGTTTGCATTGGCATGTCAAAAAGGGCAAAAGAAGGTAATGGTTGAGTACTATGAACTGATACTTGTTTGTTCTTTTTGcacgcttcatgcacagccggTGTCATTCTGGTTTGTTTATTCGTTTTCATAATCTGGCTCGTGTTTCTCTGCACGTACAATTAGTACAATGTCTCTGATTGTTTTTGGTTGCGAGAGAATTCAGTTTAGACAAGCTAGCATCCGAGTACGTTATTGTCGCCGTCCGCATTTGGTACCTCTTCTGGTTTGCGTCAGCGGCAGCGACGGTTGATTTTAATACTGCGTCGCGTAGTGCAATACAGCCATACGGGTGGTGATGTATGTGGTAGACAAAGTTCAAGTTTCCTTAATACACATGCTTCATGTTAATTCCCAGAAAGCAACCTGTTAATACGTCAATACAGGTAGCCTATGATGTCAACGATCTCCACAAAGTTTTCtacgcttcttcttcttcagataGTCGTTCGGAGAACAGTTCCCGTTTATGGGTATGCGAGGCGACACATTCTCTTGATCGTGTCTCCTGCCACTACGTACTAGTACCACAACGAGCAAGAATCTGGTTGCTGTTGCTATCCCATTGCCAAGCACGCCATTTCCCCACTTGGCCACTCTTTTACCTGTATTTGGTTGCTGAATGTTGTCTGTCTCTAGCTTTCTCTGCTTTCTCTTTGTTTCTTGCTCTAATTCTGTAAATTGAAGCAACCATGGTAGTACACAATATGCTCCGAGGTCTGAACTTATCCCTGCTGTGTGGTACCGAATCCCACATCCTGTTCGCGTCCAATGCTAACTTGGTTACGAGATGAAACAAAAGACGCGCACGCCATGTCCGGTTATTATCTCCTCTTATCAGATGTTGACAGGGACATCACCAGATGAATCCGGCATCAAATAATTCCACCGGCTCCTTCACCAACTCCTCTAGTCCTCTTCCGAAAGAGGTGGTTTTGGCTTGGGTCCGGCACCGTCTCCTATCGCGCCCATCCTCATCCATGGGGCCCCGTCGTGTATACGgggcgcgacggcgacgagcatcCACAGGAGCGCGACAGCGCGAGCCGGAGGCCCAGAGCCAGCCACACACGTAACAGTGAGCCGCTGGTTTGTTAAAGCGCCCCCTTTATTCTCTCGGTTTCGAGGAATCGTTTTGCTCCGTTTCTTTTTCGTAACCCCAGGCGGAGCTAAGGTAGCAGTAGCTGCTAACACGGAGGCCTCACCATCCAAATCCAACAatgccttttatttttttttctcttcttttctttgtctcCGTTGAGTAGTGAGCCAGCCATTTGTTGGTGGCAAGGCGCTACTAGCGTTTGCACTCATCCTGCGAGCTAGCTAGAGCGCACAAGCAAGCGCCGGTGCCGGCACCACTGGTAGTAGCTAGCGCACGCGCCTAGTGCGGTTTTTTGGGGGGCGCTCATGCCGTCATGCGCGCGTCGCTGCCCGCTAGCGCGCAACGGGTGCTGCCGACTGCCGAGCGATCGATCCCTATGGACCTACGCTCAATCACAGGAGGGGATATCCGGaaggaataagaggaagaacagagttcgggaggaagaagaagcgagAACATGAAGAACGGAATGAGGATTCGGTTATGAATTCTGTTATTGCTCAATGTCTTCACACAGGATTACACCAGGATTTACAGCACATCTCACATGGGCTCCAGCCTAGTACACACGCCAATACCTCGTCACACAGCCCATCGGTCCAACTGCACATACGCTTGCTCTTCTTAGCCTAGCCACTTCCTGCTACTACTCTAGTCTTCGTGGAATACTGCAGGGTCATGACATTACCTCCTCACGAAATCCAGCTTGCCCCCAAGCCGGAGCATCAGGGCAGTTCCAATGtgacattgatgatagtttctatccctcttaattatcatgctaactaagcaatttgctgatgtggcagtagatttattatggagagagagaaaccatttcttagagaggaaaTCAAGTCCTCACACGCACCAATGGGTCAAGAAACCAGCGAATCTGCATTGGggagacccaagtagtttcttcttacttACTGTCGAatcctttgcgcttgcaccgctgctacccatcactcgagctcctttgcatgatgcacagaggatctggtactagaagggagaatgattggttggatttttgtttagactctagataaaaaaagttgcattgtgaaagatgatttcttgatacaatatcctagactatggaaactaggttggtttctcccattgggactgccctcaGGGTAACGCCGCTGTAGATCATTAATTTCCTCCCAAGTGGCTAAAGAAGCTGACATTTCTGACCAGTGGATCAATACTTGGGAAACATCAGACGATCCCCTAGTCAGTAGTATGTGGTCCAGTGGTATGGACTTTCTGGACTTGATTTTCAACTTCTGCTGGCAACTCAGAGCTAACTAGGGTAGATGGAGTGATGTGCCCCTTTAATTGAGAAACATGCACTACAGAATGAATTTTGTAGTGTGATGGTAAGTCCAGCTTGTAAGCAACCTGTCCAATCCGTTGAAGGATCTTGAATGGTCCATAGAATGTGAAGGAAAGTTTTTGATTTGAGCGAGGAGCCACAGATGTTTGAATGTATGGCTGCAATTTGAGATAAACAAGATCTCCAAAACACACACTCTGATCTATTTTTATCTGCTTGTGCTTTCATTCTTTGTTGTGCTCTGCATAGGTGGTGTTTAATCAGGATAGTTAGCAAGTTCCTTTCCTTTAGCCAAGCCTCTAATTTAGTAACTTTACATGCTTCGAGATTGGTTATGCCAAAGTGCCTTGGTGGATGGCCATACAGAACTTCAAATGGAGTGTGACCTAGTGCTGAATGGAAAGAAGTGTTGTACCAATACTCAGCCAAGGACAGCCACTTCCTCCACTGCTTAGGGTAGGAACGAACAGAACATCTCAAGAAGGCCTCCAAGCActgattgactctttcagtCTGACCATTTGTCTGAGGATGGTAAGAAGAACTCATCAAGAGTGTTGTATCTGCCAATTTAAACAATTCCTACCATACATTGCTTGTGAAGATTTTGTCTCTGTCGGAAATAATAGCCTCTAGAAGTCCATACAATTTGTAAATGTTGTTCATGTATAGCTGCAGAAAATGGGTGTGATAGAGCCATGAAATGAGCATATTTTGTGAATTTATCCACTACTACCTTATCACATCCATTCTGTTGGACATTGAAAGTCCTTCAATGAAGTCCATACTGACCACTGTCCATGGTGTAGATGGTACAGGTAATGGTTACAACATACCTGGTGTCTTCACATGTTCTCCTTTTGCCTGTTGGCATGTGAGGCATTCTTTGATATAGGCTTTAATGGTGTTCTTCATTTTTGACCATGAAAATAAAGCTTTGACTCTGTGATAAGTTGCATGAAATCCCGAGTGCCCCCAATGCCACAACTGTGTAGAGCTTGAATAACATGTTGTTGAGCTAGAGAATTGTTACATATCCAAACCTTTCCTTTGTATCTAATGATTCTTTCCATAAGAGAGAATCCTTTCTTGTTTGTAGCAGCTACTGCTAGCTCAGTTAATAGCTATTGAGCCTCTGGATCTTTCTCATATCCTTGCATGACCTTCTCCACCTAGGCTGGTGTACAGGCAGATATGGAAAAAATTGTTTTTGCTATTGGACATCTGGATAAAGTATTCAGTCGCTACATTTGTACTCCCTTTTTTGTACACAATATGAAAGTATAGGTCCATCAACTTGAGCAAAGCTTTGTGCTGCAGCTTTGTATGCACACTCTGCTCAGTTAAGTAGAGTAGGTTTTTATGGTCAGTTCTGATAGTGAACTCTCTACTTTGTAAATAAGGTCTCCATTTCTCAATAGCCATAAGAATAGCTGTGCACTCTTTCACATATGTTGACAGAGCTTGGTTCTTTTTGTATAGAGGTTTGCTCAAATAGGCAATTGGGTGGCCTTCCTGCATTAACACTGCCCCCAGAACCTGATCACTTTCATCTGTCTCCAAGACAAAGGTCTTGTTGAAGTTGGGAATAGCCAGTACTGGAGCCTCTACCATAATTAGCTTGAGTAGGTTAAATGCATCCTCAGTGGTTACTATCCACACAAATAGTGTTCCTTTCTTCAATAACATAGTCAATGGCTTGCTTAGCATTCCATAATGCCCGATGAATTTTTTGTAATAACCTGTCAAGCCTAGGAAACCTCTCAACTACAAGTTTTTGGGTACTGACCATTGTTTAACAACCTGCACTTTAGAGGGTTCAGTAGCCACTTCTCTGTCTAAGATGCAATGGCCCAAGTATTCAATTTCTTGTTGAGCAAAGGAGTATTTGAAGAGCTTGATCAGAAACTGGTGTTGCTGAATAATTTCAAACACTTTCCTCAGAAGTTGGACATGCTCTTCTAGGGATGCATAATAAACCAGAATGTCATCCATTAACACTAAAACACCTTTTTCTCAGCAATGGTTCAAAGATCTGATTCATGGTGCTTTGAAAAGTGGCAGGGGCATTGGTTAATCCAAATGGCATCACAAGAAATTCATAC encodes the following:
- the LOC117855197 gene encoding uncharacterized protein, whose protein sequence is MSASRRGRFYHHDGHGGGGDGCGPAAATVPVVDQADCTAQTCRSCVAVTLADVIALGCCPCAVVSLLGLAFVKAPLAVARRCLRRLRRRHGELRHKKRVRDMDPAAKAKCRAGAGRGALEALELDAFAAAAKGVGGLETDARDEAATRAAQASNSSSGRLDAEKMWMEMYRVGHWGFGRLSISMTPPPPARPGCAAAARSADGGRKDADLWCDS
- the LOC117855500 gene encoding uncharacterized protein, yielding MEDTGQGSPQNLPEVPPPSEVEVEDHEDDDGFSFPAPPLPADACIVPVYPIFGRPPSPPPAAPGEAPAGEHEPGTATVRVPLGRLLLEEREFRARQQDVGGRSESARAWREQDDEDDDDDGDGGASAAADEELEGVPPESYCLWAPGGQASAPASPRRCRKSGSTGSVLRWRRISDRLVGRSHSDGKEKFVFLTAAAADPEPTPPPPPGTKEEEEGGGGSNRVRDGGGGAAHQLRYHGRGGGGGGSRRRSYLPYRQELVGLFANVSGLRRSYHPF